The following are from one region of the Silene latifolia isolate original U9 population chromosome 9, ASM4854445v1, whole genome shotgun sequence genome:
- the LOC141601515 gene encoding uncharacterized protein LOC141601515, with amino-acid sequence MFLYLAVTEVEVSAVLVREQDKEQRPVFYVSKSLLPTETRYTSFEKLVLALIIASYKLRHYFESHTIHVVTNYPLKSLMRKPELSGRISKWSIHLSGYDIRYDPRMAIKSQALVDFVSDFIPTIQNLADKEILTLKGDKDAEVWQMHIDGASNQKGEYEALILGMQLTLDLGIKNLQVYNDSLLIVNHVNDEYVATDSKMTAYLKVAKELKQKFKDCKLKQVPRDQNVEADALATLGATFNPTELANIPIAHVLEPLIQKEDGS; translated from the exons ATGTTCCTTTACTTAGCCGTTACAGAGGTAGAAGTGAGCGCGGTCCTAGTCAGGGAGCAGGATAAGGAGCAGCGGCCAGTCTTTtatgtaagcaagtctctgctaccgacagagaccaggtacacatccttTGAAAAGCTGGTACTTGCACTTATAATTGCATCCTACAAATTGCGCCATTATTTTGAGTCACATACCATACATGTTGTAACTAATTATCCTCTAAAGTCTTTAATGAGGAAGCCTGAGTTATCAGGCCGAATATCGAAATGGTCCATACACCTTAGTGGATATGACATTAGATATGACCCAAGAATGGCAATAAAGTCACAGGCATTGGTAGATTTTGTTTCAGACTTCATCCCAACTATCCAAAATCTGGCTGATAAAGAAATCTTGACCCTCAAAGGGGACAAGGAtgcagaagtctggcagatgcacatcgACGGTGCCTCTAATCAAAAGGGGG aatatgaAGCCTTAATACTGGGGATGCAACTAACACTAGACCTGGGAATCAAAAATTTACAAGTATATAATGATTCCTTGCTTATAGTTAATCACGTAAATGATGAATATGTAGCCACGGATTCAAAGATGACAGCCTActtaaaagtagcaaaggagctAAAGCAGAAATTCAAAGACTGCAAGCTCAAACAGGTTCCCAGAGACCAGAATGTAGAAGCTGACGCCCTGGCAACCCTGGGGGCAACTTTCAATCCAACAGAGCTGGCCAACATACCCATCGCACACGTATTGGAGCCATTAATCCAAAAAGAAGATGGGAGCTAG